The following proteins are co-located in the Calliphora vicina chromosome 2, idCalVici1.1, whole genome shotgun sequence genome:
- the LOC135950639 gene encoding uncharacterized protein LOC135950639 translates to MTDNTTPRRISERRNKGVPPAKFGSFDVDMGGVDRTPPPPAQKQTAGQTEEDSPGTSAEPQQSSNTDMNALSREFGKKMDEMRNEFNRQLQAMQALMISNNDRVQSNIQKIRNELRRQPTTSTSDGTQFLPPTPAISAATNTSAGTQFLPPTPAISAATNTSAGTQFLPPTPAISAATHTSAGTQFLPPTPAISAATNASAGTQFLPPTPAISAAAHTSAGTQFLPPAISAAAHTSAGTQFLPPPSISADTHSSTLSDDSASSQPFANVPAVTQYSAAAQMPSVSQSGQPEEWQTFIEAYQSTTREFQYSNLHNIMRIRDALSGRAKDTVEALLTNSANVAAILETLEQNYGRPEQLIKSQIEKVRTILPVAEGDLEGLIVFANKITNMSTFLQNAKGAHHLSNPMLLNELVVKMPICRQMQWAEACLSLGDAPTIVKFSQWLNALRKIASTVTDSMSNMSVCSNTVRKQQQLTTTSGGRRRVNVSVSLKTCGVCENQCASVDQCESFLKLPCDVRWKKVKDMKICFSCLKKGHRAASCYAKKKCGINGCNRVHHRLLHDSSIEVVAQNPSSNNVVTSKPSLVESNTAGRNCHLNEGRHMRESVLFQIIPVKLYGHLTEISTYAFIDDGSNTTMIDAKIAHELGISGKKDQLEVQWFIHHTICEPTEIIDLAISGVHENAEKFHISKVFTSTNITLPHQSFCRSEYKNTHINNLPIVEYKNIQPKIIISLAHAFLTVPIEVPQTSISKGPIAVKTRLGWLVYGPYSYDSIQLRHAFHVRTVEESGNLEKLLTSYFGMETFGIKPNTKIIMSKEDTIAIDILNRSTVKVGDRFVTPLLWKENFSGFPDSFDMAYRRLQSVERKMQRDTEYAQQYKEKIDTYIAKGYARRLSSKEKDSISLKSFYLPHFAVHNPNKKGLRLVFDAAAEIGNVSLNKALIAGPDLNQPLISILFKFRQAPFAVCGDIAEMFHQISVTEEDQACLKFLWRNGDSSKPVEVFVMQRLIFGASCSPTIAQYVKNTNAKNFEVDYPRAVKGIVERHYVDDYVDCFDTEEEAAKVVKEVIEIHKNAGFNLRNILSNSDYFKASRVPQCILNMERVPTKRELLSLTMSVFDPFGFLGNFMISAKLLLQSTWKLGLKWDQELPENIYERWKMWLQELPKVKQFQMPRCYMSTFMTAAVQLHLFADASEEALSVIAYWRAEIEGKVYLSFVCAKTSCAPTRYHTIPKLELQAATMAVRLKDNIVKYHDDRVNIFFFWSDSTTTIRWIRGDHTKYKQYVANRVAEIIENTNIAEWHWCPGELNPADDGTRAKFPPLYDPKGRWITGPSFLLQPKYEWPDEAKMNKITDSCSEELRAKRKLFLVTQVSSIENIINRFSNYSRLKRTISWVLRYMANILRKIQHEELLKGELSAAEEKNAELFLCRYAQKTAYSTEYAILKQQGTISKSSELLSLNPYMDQEGIIRASGRIQNAVFKSVELCRPIILPKSHKITRLIANWYHSRFCHINRAVVINEIRRRFWIPSIRELLKSVESKCQLCKLRKAKPYQPQMGVLPVDRITAFVRPFSYTGVDFFGPITVTIPRRQEKRWVALFTCLSVRAVHLELATDMSSDAFILCLRNFMNRRGVPVQIRSDNGTNFVGVVKELGDSKEFLDHYRITAHLSPLGVKWIFNTPANPSEGGAWERLVQSIKKALYAMLKESAPRIDTLWCLLLEAENIVNSRPLTHLPVSPDEPEPITPNHFLLGCTNSTQTPAPYEPKLNCLRKQWRVVQNLKNGWWRQWIREYLPELTRRTKWCLPTKPIAEGSLVLICDPNLPRSNWRRGRVLELFKGKDGIARSANVKTNTGVLKRPVSKLAVLDVEVPTSNTFGTQILDEDSPGNCILINPLGLGHGVVAPMTI, encoded by the exons ATGACCGATAATACAACTCCAAGAAGAATTAGCGAACGAAGAAATAAAGGAGTTCCGCCAGCCAAGTTCGGATCGTTTGATGTAGACATGGGAGGAGTTGATCGCACGCCACCGCCGCCGGCACAAAAACAAACTGCAGGGCAAACTGAAGAAGATTCGCCAGGAACTTCAGCTGAGCCACAACAGAGTTCCAATACAGATATGAATGCTTTGTCACGTGAATTCGGTAAGAAAATGGATGAGATGCGTAATGAATTTAACAGGCAACTACAGGCCATGCAAGCTTTGATGATATCAAACAATGATCGTGTGCAaagtaatatacaaaaaataaggaACGAATTAAGACGTCAGCCAACTACATCAACGTCCGACGGGACACAATTTTTGCCGCCAACGCCAGCCATCTCTGCCGCTACTAATACGTCCGCCGGGACACAATTTCTGCCGCCAACGCCAGCAATCTCTGCCGCTACTAATACGTCCGCCGGGACACAATTTCTGCCGCCAACGCCAGCAATCTCTGCCGCTACTCATACGTCTGCCGGGACACAATTTTTGCCGCCAACGCCAGCAATCTCTGCCGCTACTAATGCGTCCGCCGGGACACAATTTCTGCCGCCAACGCCAGCAATCTCTGCCGCAGCTCATACGTCCGCCGGGACACAATTTTTGCCGCCAGCAATCTCTGCCGCTGCTCATACGTCCGCCGGGACACAATTTCTGCCGCCACCATCAATCTCTGCCGATACACATAGTTCTACGCTGTCTGATGATTCTGCCTCATCGCAACCTTTTGCCAATGTACCTGCCGTCACGCAATATTCTGCCGCCGCACAAATGCCTTCAGTTAGTCAGTCAG GTCAGCCGGAGGAATGGCAAACATTTATTGAAGCATACCAGAGCACAACCAGAGAATTTCAATATTCCAATTTGCACAATATTATGCGAATTCGAGATGCTTTAAGTGGCCGTGCAAAAGACACAGTAGAGGCTCTGCTTACAAATTCTGCCAACGTCGCTGCCATTTTAGAAACTTTAGAGCAGAATTACGGGAGACCGGAGCAACTTATAAAAAGTCAGATCGAGAAAGTTCGCACAATTTTACCTGTTGCAGAAGGTGATCTAGAAGGGCTAATTGTTTTTGCGAATAAAATTACTAACATGTCGACGTTTCTTCAAAATGCCAAAGGTGCACACCATTTATCAAATCCAATGCTTCTAAATGAACTAGTTGTGAAAATGCCAATATGCCGCCAAATGCAATGGGCCGAAGCATGCCTAAGTCTTGGTGATGCCCCTACAATCGTAAAGTTTAGTCAGTGGCTAAATGCACTTCGAAAAATCGCCAGTACTGTTACTGATTCAATGTCAAATATGAGTGTATGTTCGAATACTGTCAGAAAACAACAACAGTTGACTACAACATCTGGAGGACGTAGGCGTGTAAACGTAAGTGTTTCTTTAAAAACCTGTGGTGTATGTGAAAATCAGTGTGCTTCAGTGGATCAATGTGAATCATTTCTAAAATTGCCATGTGATGTCCGTTGGAAAAAAGTAAAAGatatgaaaatatgtttttcgtGTTTAAAGAAGGGCCACAGAGCAGCTTCATGTTATGCCAAAAAGAAGTGTGGTATTAATGGTTGTAATAGAGTCCATCATCGCCTTTTACATGACTCAAGTATTGAAGTGGTTGCCCAAAATCCATCTTCAAATAATGTTGTTACATCAAAGCCTAGCTTAGTCGAAAGCAATACAGCCGGAAGAAATTGTCATTTAAATGAAGGCCGCCATATGAGAGAAAGTGtactatttcaaattattccTGTAAAATTGTATGGACACTTAACAGAAATTTCAACCTATGCCTTTATCGATGATGGATCCAACACAACAATGATTGACGCCAAAATTGCCCACGAACTTGGAATATCAGGTAAAAAGGATCAATTAGAAGTCCAATGGTTTATTCACCACACTATTTGTGAGCCAACTGAAATTATTGATCTAGCCATTAGTGGAGTACATGAGAATGctgaaaaatttcatatttcaaaGGTATTTACTTCTACAAATATAACCCTGCCTCATCAAAGTTTCTGCCGTAGTGAGTATAAAAATACACATATCAATAATTTGCCGATTGTAGAATATAAAAACATTCAGCCTAAAATTATAATAAGTTTGGCACATGCTTTCCTCACAGTACCCATAGAAGTACCACAGACGTCCATTAGTAAGGGCCCCATCGCAGTAAAAACTCGCTTGGGCTGGTTGGTATACGGCCCCTATAGTTACGACAGCATCCAGCTACGTCATGCCTTTCATGTGAGAACAGTAGAAGAAAGCGGTAATTTGGAGAAACTGCTAACGTCATATTTTGGAATGGAGACATTTGGAATCAAACcaaatactaaaattattatGTCAAAGGAAGACACTATAGCCATAGATATTTTGAATAGATCAACAGTAAAGGTTGGTGATCGTTTTGTTACCCCACTTCTGtggaaagaaaatttttctgGTTTTCCCGACAGTTTTGATATGGCTTACAGGCGCCTTCAGAGCGTAGAAAGAAAAATGCAACGTGACACTGAATATGCCCAACAGTATAAAGAGAAAATTGATACCTATATTGCCAAAGGATATGCCCGCCGATTGAGTTCAAAAGAAAAAGATAGCATATCATTAAAATCGTTTTATTTGCCGCACTTTGCTGTGCATAACCCTAATAAAAAAGGATTACGTCTTGTATTTGACGCTGCCGCTGAAATAGGAAATGTGTCACTCAATAAAGCCTTAATTGCCGGCCCGGATCTCAACCAACCGCTCAtttcgattttatttaaatttcgccAAGCTCCATTCGCTGTGTGTGGCGACATCGCCGAGATGTTTCACCAAATTTCTGTAACTGAAGAGGACCAAGCCTGTCTTAAATTTCTTTGGAGAAATGGTGACTCTAGTAAGCCAGTCGAGGTATTTGTAATGCAAAGATTAATATTTGGTGCTAGCTGTTCACCCACAATAGCACAATACGTTAAAAATACCAACGCAAAAAATTTTGAGGTGGATTACCCCAGAGCCGTTAAAGGCATTGTAGAACGTCATTATGTTGACGATTACGTCGATTGTTTTGATACGGAAGAAGAAGCGGCAAAAGTCGTAAAAGAAGTTATCGAAATACacaaaaatgcaggatttaatttgagaaatattttatcCAACTCTGATTAC TTTAAAGCTTCTCGTGTTCCACAATGCATTTTAAATATGGAAAGAGTTCCCACAAAACGTGAATTGCTAAGCCTTACCATGTCTGTATTTGACCCATTTGGATTTTTGGGAAACTTTATGATCTCAGCAAAATTACTACTGCAGTCAACATGGAAATTGGGATTAAAATGGGATCAAGAGCTACCAGAAAATATCTACGAACGGTGGAAAATGTGGTTGCAAGAATTACCCAAagtaaaacaatttcaaatgcCTCGCTGCTATATGAGTACGTTTATGACAGCAGCAGTACAATTGCATTTATTTGCCGATGCAAGTGAGGAAGCCTTATCGGTGATAGCGTATTGGAGAGCAGAGATTGAAGGAAAAGTCTACTTATCTTTTGTTTGTGCAAAAACTAGTTGTGCCCCCACACGTTATCATACGATCCCGAAGCTCGAACTACAAGCCGCAACAATGGCAGTGCGTTTAAAGGACAACATCGTCAAGTACCACGATGATcgagtcaacatttttttcttttggagcGACTCTACAACAACTATAAGATGGATTCGAGGTGatcatacaaaatataaacaatatgtgGCGAATCGGGTAGCGGAGATTATCGAAAACACCAACATTGCAGAATGGCATTGGTGCCCTGGAGAGCTAAATCCGGCTGATGATGGTACAAGAGCAAAATTTCCTCCGTTATATGACCCTAAAGGTAGATGGATAACTGGTCCATCTTTTTTGCTACAACCCAAATATGAATGGCCAGACGAGGCCAAAATGAATAAGATTACTGACTCTTGTTCAGAAGAGTTGAGAGCCAAACGGAAACTTTTCCTGGTCACACAAGTGAGtagtattgaaaatattattaatcgattTTCAAATTACAGTAGGCTCAAGCGCACCATAAGTTGGGTTCTACGctacatggcaaatattttgcgaaaaatacaacacgaGGAACTGCTCAAAGGTGAACTTTCTGCCGCTGAAGAGAAAAATGCTGAATTATTTCTTTGCCGATATGCTCAAAAAACAGCATATTCAACTGAGTACGCCATTCTTAAACAACAAGGTACAATTTCAAAGTCTAGTGAGCTGTTGTCGCTCAATCCCTATATGGACCAAGAAGGTATAATACGAGCAAGTGGTCGCATACAAAACGCCGTATTTAAATCTGTCGAATTATGTCGACCCATTATTTTACCAAAGTCACATAAAATTACACGTTTGATCGCTAACTGGTACCATAGCCGTTTTTGTCACATCAATAGAGCCGTTGTAATAAATGAAATACGCCGTCGTTTTTGGATACCGTCAATTCGTGAGCTACTTAAGAGTGTGGAATCTAAATGCCAGCTTTGTAAACTACGAAAAGCCAAACCCTATCAGCCTCAAATGGGGGTGCTGCCAGTCGACAGAATAACTGCGTTTGTCCGGCCTTTTTCATACACAGGTGTCGATTTTTTCGGCCCTATAACAGTTACCATTCCTAGAAGACAAGAAAAACGTTGGGTGGCATTGTTCACGTGTCTTTCCGTCCGTGCTGTACACCTTGAGCTTGCAACCGATATGTCGAGTGACGCTTTCATTTTGTGTTTGCGGAATTTTATGAATAGGCGTGGGGTTCCCGTACAAATACGTAGCGACAATGGTACAAATTTTGTGGGAGTAGTCAAAGAACTGGGAGATTCCAAAGAGTTTCTTGATCACTATCGCATTACAGCTCATCTGTCTCCACTCGGTGTCAAATGGATATTCAACACGCCCGCCAACCCTAGTGAAGGTGGCGCTTGGGAGCGCCTTGTCCAATCTATAAAAAAGGCTCTTTATGCCATGTTGAAAGAAAGTGCTCCGCGCATCGATACATTGTGGTGTTTGCTTCTCGAAgctgaaaatattgtaaactcTCGCCCTCTAACCCACTTGCCTGTATCACCTGATGAGCCGGAGCCTATTACGCCCAACCATTTCTTACTTGGTTGCACAAATTCTACACAAACTCCAGCGCCATATGAACCTAAACTTAATTGTTTGCGCAAACAGTGGCGTGTCgtacagaatttaaaaaacgGTTGGTGGCGACAATGGATCCGAGAATACTTGCCTGAGCTTACTCGACGTACGAAGTGGTGCTTGCCCACGAAACCGATAGCTGAAGGGAGCCTTGTTCTAATTTGTGACCCTAACTTGCCTAGATCTAATTGGCGTCGTGGTAGAGTTCTTGAGCTGTTTAAAGGGAAGGATGGCATAGCGCGCTCGGCTAACGTTAAGACAAATACTGGAGTTTTGAAAAGACCCGTTTCCAAGTTGGCGGTCTTAGATGTTGAGGTGCCAACCAGTA ataCTTTTGGAACTCAAATTTTGGATGAGGACTCCCCAG gtaattgtattttaataaatccACTGGGACTTGGGCATGGAGTGGTGGCTCCAATGACAATTTAG